The Pseudodesulfovibrio alkaliphilus DNA segment GAACTGGCTCTTTTTTTCAAAACAGCATTCGAGCACCTCAATCCCGGCGGGCTGTTGCTGTTCAGCCATGATAATCTTTTTGAAACATGGCGGCCCAAACAATGGAGCTTCACGGATACGACCTGTTTCGACGACGGCTTCAAACGTCTTGAGAAGACATTTACTCCCACGGATCACCTCAGGGGGATAGTGGAAATGCAACAGTACTGCATAACAAGCAAAAAAGGCCTGACGCACCACAGCTACACGACTCACACGGTCCGGTTCTATCCCATGACGGAACTGACCCTTATGCTGGAGGAGTCGGGTTTCGAACAGGTGCGCACACATGCCGACCTGGCCCCCGAACCTGTTTGCGACACTGATGTGAAAGGCCGAGTTCTCTATATAATCGCCACCAAGCCATAGCCCGCAGGGGGATACGAATGATCACGCTGAAGGAACTCTACAAACCAAGGG contains these protein-coding regions:
- a CDS encoding class I SAM-dependent methyltransferase; translated protein: MNKTFTNNYSPAADMWDNGGGMDQELNFYLELLGPQGTANGQTLVMECGTGQFLLPLLQRGHAAIGMDENKAKLENLRRQGNLAGCCPVVSQGSLEDIESSYRFAGIVAFNTILHILKTDELALFFKTAFEHLNPGGLLLFSHDNLFETWRPKQWSFTDTTCFDDGFKRLEKTFTPTDHLRGIVEMQQYCITSKKGLTHHSYTTHTVRFYPMTELTLMLEESGFEQVRTHADLAPEPVCDTDVKGRVLYIIATKP